Within Coffea arabica cultivar ET-39 chromosome 4e, Coffea Arabica ET-39 HiFi, whole genome shotgun sequence, the genomic segment ttcagATAGTTTTTTAGTGAAATGaaggttcattttgcttgaatttACATCCGTGGTATTTTGTGGCTTGAATTTACAAGAAAtggtaatacaaaaaaaaagtaacaaaaatatttaaatgaattataaatggataattggtttttatttaatccatttagatccatccatttagatccatttaataaatggattggataaatttcatccaccatccattaagtcaaaaccaattatgaacCATTTATCCATATTGCCACCTCTACTGGCGGCTATCGAGATGGGCTCAAGGCTTTGGGTTTCACAATATGTATCTCAATCTATGTCAAACTGAAGTGGATGAGGGGTTTTCGATGAAAATGTGGATATCCATCCAATGTTGCAATGGATGCTTGGGGATTAGGAAATGGACTTGTTATTGCTAATTCTCGAGATAGACTATCTTACTAACTTCTGTTATCTTGGAATGCAGATACCCGATGAGGAAATCTTATAGATCTCTCATCAGGCTTCAACGCAGCAAGAAACATGCGTCAGCAGTGAaaattaaagggataatttcataaacctcccctgagatctTTGATAATTGCTGCCACCTCTCTTGAGGTTTGAAAAATTCTACCTACCTCCCTTGGTGTCATGAAAATATTATAATAGCGTTCACAACACTACAAATTCTAAATAAAAAGTGAGGTAAAGGAAAAAGTAAACCGCATTATGAAAATATTTCTTTATCCAAAAACTCTAACCTTATCTCACCTAATACATTATATTCAATTACTAGGTCATTTAAATGGATTTCTTGCTTAATTTTATAAATAGCCGATTAGTAGGGATGCATTTGTTAAAAACagtttcttcacaacttacttaccaaagggaaaaaaaagaagtccaaatattaaaaaatgatGCCTTAAAATATAGCCAAAATTTTGCTGCAAAGaactactttaatttttttttacttagcaAGTAATGCTGATATTTGATGTCTTTtgtcttttaatttattttgtaaatcaaatAGGGACAATATAGGATATTTGTTAGACTTTTTGTACTTACCTTACATCACAACGTTACCAAAATATACTTTCTAGGGGAGGTttctataatttttcaaacctcaAGGAGGCGACTGCAATCGTGACAAATCTCAAAGGaaatttatgaaattattttaaaattaaaattttgtttcttataagttgattattttttaataactttatatatatatatagtaaattTCATTAGCAAATTgatacaaagacaagtcaacaTAAGAGCTTCATTTGTAGTGATCAATCGCTCCGATGAATCTCGTGGTTGAAGATTATATATTTGTTttccaagaaaaaaaagtattaGTCAAGTTTTCGAAGTTACATTTTGACTTCAACCCAATAGGCTTTTGTTTTGTGGTTTGGCCCACCAAATGGGCTGGACCACAAgcccaacaatctccccctccaACTCATTTGAGAGGCTCCACCAAACCTGCTTGTCTACAAAATAAAAGTTTTTCCCTAAACAATGCATTAGTCAGCATATCAGCACCATTGTCATTAGTGTGAACTTTCTCAAGTATCAATAACTTGAAACCTAATACATCTTGATCCAATGATATCCACATCAATGTGTGTGGATCGAGAGTGAACTGCAGAATTCTTACACAAATGAATGGCATTCTAACTGTTACAATGAAAACTATACTTCTCTTGTTTCGTACCTAACTCCTGATGAAATTTCTATAACCAAAGAGTCTTCTTGCATGCTTCAGTGGTTGCAATGTATTCTGCCTCCATACTGAAAAGGGCGATACATTTCTGTAACTTATTTTGCCATAACACTACTCCCCTTGCAAAAATCATCAAGTATCCAGATGTGGACTTCCCATTATCGAGATCACCTGCCATATCTGTACCGGTGTACTCATCTAGCATGGTCCTATCATTGTCGAAGTACAAACACAATTGGGAAGTTTTCTTGAGATATCTAAGGATCTATTTGACAGCATTCCAATGCTCCTTACCAGGATTGGAAAGATATCGACTGACCACCCCAACTGCATGAGCTATATCTGGTTTAGTGCAAACCATAGCATACATCAAACTACCAACAGTTGATGCATAAGGAATCTTTTTCACgccttctttatttttctcactTGTAGGACACTGCTTAATACTTAACTTGAAGTGACCTGTAAGTAGAATAGAGACttctttagttttattcatGTTAAACTTGTCAAACACCTTCTCAATGTACTTTTTCTACGACAACCAAAATTTTTCACTATGCTTGTCTCGAGAGATTTTCATTCCAAGAATCGTTTAGTTGGACCCAAATCTTTCATTGCAAAAGATTTACTTAGCTCATTTTTCAACTTGTCAATTTTCATAGCATCACGGCTAACAGTCAACAAGTCATCAACATATAGCAAGAGAATAATAAAATCACCATCAGAAAAATTCTTCACATAGACACAATGATCAGATGTAGTCCTATGGTACTCGTGATTCGTCATAAAGGAGTCAAATTTCTTGTACCACTGTCTTGACGCctgtttcaatccatacaaATTCTTTCTTAGACGGCATACAAGATTATCTTTGCCACTTTTTTTGAACCCCTTCGATTGGTCGATATAAattttttcttccaaatcaCCATGTAGGAAAACTGTTTTTACATCAAGTTGTTCAATCTCTAAAGTCAAGTTAACTGCAATTCCAAGAACAACTCAGATTGATGACATCTTTATCATAAGAgggaaaattttctcaaaatctacaCCTCTCTTCTGACTGAATCCCTTCATAATCAATCTTACCGTATATTTTGACTATGCACTATGCTCTTGAGTCTTCAACCTATAGACCCATTTTTTTACATCTGTCAGCAACACATACTCATTAAGATTGTATCTGCTAGAAGGTCTCATTTCTTTGTTAAATCTCCTAGACTCATCTTGTGGTGGAGGTGGTGAAGTTGGTGGTGTCTATTGCTCAAGTTCATCAGTAGCAGTATCATTACCATCAATATCCTCTCTCTGCTCTATCTCAACTCTCCCGTGATCAAAATCAACTGATACTAGTACTGAAACTGGATTTGGATCTAAACTAGTAGGAATGTCATTCGAGGATCTTGACTTGTCATCTTTATCAATATCCTCAATGGTTTGATTTTCAAGGAAGACAACATCTCTGCTTCTGATCACTTTCTTTTCAATAGGATCATACAGTTTATAACCAAAATTTTCATGCTCATAACccaagaaaattttgatttcacATCAAATTTTGACCTTTCATCTGTGGGAATATGAAAAAATGTTTGACAATCAAAAAACTCTCAAATGTTTAAAGGACATATCTTTCCCTGTCCATACTCTTTTTGGGATATCACCATCCAAAGAAACTGAcggaaaaaaattaatcaaatcaaCTGCAGTCCTCATTGTTTGACCCCAAACGATTTTGATAATTTAGCATTAGAGAGCATGCATCTGACCCGCTTAGTGATGGATCTGTTCATCCTCTTTACTATTCCATTCTcttgaggaatttttggtactGTCTATTTTAGTCTGATCACATAGGACTTGCAGTAGTTTTCAAACGGTCTCCTGTACTCACCACTATTGTCAACACGAACACATTTTAAGTGCTTGCCAGTCTCTCTCTCAATTTTGTTATGAAAATCTTTGAACACATCCAAAACCTAATCTTTGGATTTCAAAGCAAAATATCAAACTTTTCTAGTAAAGTCATcaataaaagttacaaaataaATAGCACCATCAAGAGACCTATCTTTCATATAGCAAACATCAGTGTGCACCAATtctaatggattcaaatttctagatagagaaaaattttgaaatgcaaCTTTGTGTTATTTTCCATAAATACAGTCAATACAAAGTTTAAGTGCATTACCTCTGATTCAGGTAGAAACTGCTTGAGAATAAGTGTCTGAATTCTCTTTTCACTCATGTACCCAAGTCGAATTACGAATTGCATTCACTTCTCCTTTCCCCAACTTggcttggatcaagtagagGGTACTCTATTTTTTTCCTTCGGTAACAACGAGATTTTGGTTGCTGAGTTTTCATTTGCGTCCACCTTACGAGTTATGGTAACCCTCATCATCAAATTTTTCTATAGAAACAAGATTAAAGCCAATATCAGAAACATATCCATCATTTTTCAAGACTAACTAGCACCCGATATTTGTGTTCAAATATATGTCTCCCATACTAATAATTTTGTCCGAAACCTCATTCCTCAATGTAACATAGTCAAAGTCTCCTTCAATGTAAGTTGAGAAAAAATACCTATGAGGAGCAATATGGTAGAATGTATCCGAATCAACTACCCATTCACTGTCATGAAGGGTAATATTCATATGACCATCATCACATAACACAAACATATCATCATGAGCTACCATAACTGTTGTAGtctttttattatctttttctttcacctggcctttgctcttttttttaacttgttcCCGTTGTAAGATTCTACAGTCCTTCATATAGTGCCCATTCTTTTTACAATAAAAGCGTGTATCATTTTTTCGTGACTCAGATCTGCATCTGGATCTGTCATTCTTGTTGTGGGGTCTTCTACTTTTGCTGCTCTCTctttattctttcttttctatcACCAGGGCTTGGGATTAATTCATAATTTCTTGTTCCTTCCTCTTGAGTTCTTCATTCATCATAGCCTCTTTTGCTATATCCATGGTCAGCACACCATTCGAAGTTGAATTACTGATATAAACTACCATTGTCTCCCAACTATCCGACAGTGAACTGAGCAATAGCAAAGTTTgcacttcatcatccaagttCAAATTCAACGTAGCTGTTTGGTTTATCAAACCCTGAAAATTACTGAAATGTTCAGTCATATTTGCACCATATTTGTATCTCATCCGAGTAATTTGTTTCAGACAAGAGGCTTTATTTAAATCGATTTTTTTTCGTACATACCTTCTAACTTTTTTCACAGTATATCAGCTCTAATTTCATTAGCAAAGCGTTGAAAAATATTCTAACCAATCCACATTCTAATATTACCAATAGTTTTTCTGTGCATAACAGCTCACTTTTCATCACCATATCATTTAGCCTACCCTTATCTCCTAGAATAAACTCAAACAAATCTCTACAATATAGGTAGTTTTCCATTCTAGACTTTCAAATCGAATAATTAGTTGCATTCAATTTTATCATACAACTACTATCAGAATTATCCATTTTAACCAGTACAAATGAGCAGCCACGCTGCTCTGATGCCACTCTGTTGGAAAATGGTACCGGTGCAAACACACAATATCAGAGTTAATCTAGAACAAATTACTCTTTTCTCAAGTACCagttaaaataggaataaatcAAATCACCAAACAACAATgtcaacaataataataaaatacagaaaaataaaaggtaaaggacaccaagatttttaacgtgaaaaatccaaattaaaaaaaatcacgGGACCTAGTCCAATCAAAAACTCCACTATCATAATAATGGGAATACACAGATCTACCCGAAATATTCGGATAACAACAATATTACCAGTATCAACCAAGCAAAATTGTTACAAAATCACCCCCAAAAATTATAACCGTCAAAAAAGTGGATTTGGAAGGGTGTTACCAAACgaaaaggaaatccaaaattTGAACCAGTAGATGGGTAGAATTTGACGAGAGAGTCACGTGGATAAAATTTCGTCTCAATTAAGTTTCGAATCACCCTTCAATCAAGATCTTGAAGTTGTTTCTCTCTCTAGTTTCTCTCCCCaatttctctctctttgttcctcaccaagaaaagaaaaacagtggctgaattttttttcttcttcggtTGATGAATCTCACAACTGAAACTTATATCTTTGtttttgaagaaagaaaagtacTAATCAacttttccaagtcaaattttgaattcaacCTAATGGACTTTTATTTTGTGGTTTGGACCACCAAATGGACTAGACCACAAGCCCAACAATAGTATATCATTCGTGATAAAATGTAAATTTATCACATTGATTAATCAAAGTTGAGTCTAATATCACGGTAAGGAAACAATTTCCAAATATGTATATGCAgtggaaatttgaaatttatttcCTATAAAATTATTgtctttgattaattttgttCAATACAAAAGAGAGTTCACATAGACAACATCAAGattgatgcattttctttatgaACATTGCAGCTTGTAGACAAAGTCCTCCTACATTTGAGAAGCGAAGCATTtcacttgtttttttttatttttttatattaactCGATGTGGAAGCGAagctctttttcccttttctccttCAATCTTTTTGAGGAAAGAAGGGCACAATCATTAAGCTTAATCCTATATAGTTGTTTCTGGTAACTAAATAAATGCtgtttttttgattattttacctaattttagattgtaattttcaaaaaatcaaatttcttttaTTACATTCTCGCCTGCTTTTATacctagatttttttttttttttcaatacacAAATCGAACTAACTCTATATTCTACTTAAGTGTTGCAAATTCGGATTACTCagatttttgttaaatttttgtGGTACCTTATAACAGCACAGAGACTTAATGGAGATGAAAACATGTTTTATAAAATTATTTGCCGTatagaaaaacagaaaagacAATTAACTGAAGAATAGATAAGCTACTTTTTTGAGGTTGCACGGAATGTGACAAGTAGATGCAAATAAAcaatcatgaaattttccatttcACCAGATGAAATTAGGGTGATTATTATTAAATCAATGGGAAAAACCATCATTTTCCATCAATGCTAAATGCAGTCAGAAAGTGTTCTATTTCTGAGGTGCAGGCACTACGTGCCAATAGTATACAAATAAAAGGTTTGTGTCAGCATTGGTATGGAGCCATTTTTAAAGGTATTCCTAAGGCTttaaatttgataaattttgtGTACTAGCTCCAAATACTGAAGATGATTGAAATGTTTTTCAATTGGTTTATATGTCATTTGAAGCCATCAATGGCACTGTGTATACATACACTAGGAAAGATTCATTCAAGCTGGATTCTGTCTCTGATTGAAATGTTTAGGATcgttaaatttttaataaatacgAAAGCAGCACTAATGAAAGCAACTTTTTAGAGTGGCTTTCTAACATTTTTCTCAACATGAAATTAAAGAGTACTACTGATCATCAGCTGATTTTAATGTTTTTTATTCTTTGTGAAATCATTTGATAACTAGCCAAGGTGCTGGATGTGATGTAAAAAGATGCATGGTGACTAGGGATTGCAAACCTCAGAACTTTTACCTTTGAATCCAAATATTTAAGTATGTGATGGATTTGAGAATATGCATGAACATGCAAGTTGTACCATTGAGTACTTTGGGAATAACAGCAGATATGACCAGCATACCTTACAGGAAAAAGAAACTTCCTTTCCTGGAACAGTTTCTTACCCTATTAGAAGGGGAATTGCTTGCCAAATAACTAGAAGGGCAATGCATATTCTGCAAATGGCTTGAGTTAGTGTTGTATGACTAGTATACCAATAATTTGAATGAAACTTGAATGAAGGTATAATTCTTCAACATATTCTCCAGAATAACCGACTCAAAAGCATACTTTTCTCATAGATTCCTTTGTATCATTCCCACATTGTCTGGTTCTTGTGCTAAGCTTAGTTGCATTTACAATCAGATGTGTTAAACAATAACCATTTTTCAATTCTATTCCTTAGCCTTTTCTTGGTTGAATCTACTACTTGATATTATGTAAGTGGCAGTTATTCGATAGGCTGAAGGCTTGTGGCAGCTGGCCTCACAAACATGTATCTCAATCTTATGTCAAAACTATATGGATCAAGGGTTTGGATGAAAATCTGGGATATTCAACCGGTGTTGCAATAGAACCTTGGGGCTTACTTGATGGACTTATTATTGGTACTTCTATTAACTTTAGTTACCTTCTTGTGTAGATTAGTGCTGAGGATATTTAGATTCCcgttaattaatttgtttctaTTATCTTGGAACGCTGATAGATTATGTGGAAAATCCAGACATCAGGCTCCATAAACCTCCTAGGAAAGGTCAATTGTGTGCAGGTGCTTTTGCTGAGATCCAAGCCTGAGTTCTTCTTATGTTTTGTTTGAAAATGTTCCCCCAGAACTAGGAGATTATTTCCCACAGCTGTACCTATTTGATCTTTAATGTTGATCTTTGGCTTACCAAAGACAAAGGTTGCAAACTAGGAACAGATGATAGAATGATGAACAATTATTCACTATCACTAAAGAGTATGGAAGTGCCAAAATAAAGGCTTTCGATTGATTTTGCAATCTTAAGCAAGAAATCAATCATCAATTACATGTACAATTAGTAGatgaagtttttaccaaaaattcctgACTAAATATTTCCATGCAAACAACATTCTTTTTAACATTGATCAACCAAGTTGCAATGATAAAACAACTGGTTAAGCAATGTAGCAGCACAGAGTTAATGAGACGAAACTTCTTTCCTTTGAGACTCAGGGTGCACCCTTTTATTACTAGAATTTCATATTTAGAACCTTACCAAGAGGCTGATAAACTTTTGGACCATTGTAATATCTGAAAGTGTTACTAGTTTCCTTTGAACTTGACACCTCCTTAATTTCTTTCGAAACTGAGACCTCACGCAATGCTGTTAAAGCAGCTTTTCTCCTGGCCTTACGTTCCTTCAACTTCTTTATCTGTTCCTCCAGTTCTAATTTAGCTCTCTCTGCAGCATCAGCTCTGCTTATTGCCTGTTCAGCCCGCATCCTGAACTCTGCAATCTTTCCTGTTGCAATTTCGAGCTCTTTCTTTAAATTCTCTGACTGATGGCTATCTTCGAGCCCTGGCTTCAGAAAAGTGTCTGCCTGTTTGGCCTTTTTCACTAAACTTTCATATTCCTCCTTAAGAATTGTCACTTGGACATCTGTCTTCATATTGTCACTTTCTTCATTACCAGCTTTTGACTCACAATTTGAATCTTCCCTTGACTGAGTCGAATATTCGTGCTGGATTTTGAATGGAAAAAAGCTTCCACTTTCTTCGGGAAGTTTACCAGATGCTTTTAACTGTCGATACTTCTGCTTGGCTTCTTCAGCTTCCACTGCTAGTTGTTGTAGTGCAGCATAGACAGCAGACTTTTCAGTCTTCGCCCTTTCTTCAGCAGCCACAGCAGCAGCAATTTTTGACCTTCCTTTATGGAGCTCAGCTTTCAGCTTTGCTATCTCAACTTGTGCTTCATTCTCCTTTTCACTAGCCTCAGTCATCTCACCTGTTGTCTTCTCCAATTCCCTTCTCATCTCTTCAGCATTTCTAACCAGCCTTAGGATATCCTCATTTGCTTTACTGTGTTCCatctttagctccttgagctcatTCTCTAGCAAGGTGATGTAAACAGCCTGACCCATATTCTTCTCTTCCTTCAGTTCCAAATCTGCTTTCAACTGGTTTAGTTCGCAAAGGGCATCGAACGCAACTTTCTCAGAAGAACTGTGAAGGGCATTTGCCTTTTGAAGTTCCGCTTGCAGTGAATCAACTAATGCAGACTTGTCTAAGAACTGTTTCTCCAAATAATGCGTCAGTTCAAGTTGTTCTGTCACAGATTCTAGCTGTTGCTGTATTTGAGTTACTGCAGCTTCTGCCAGTTGtatttcttcctctttttctgATATTACTGCATTCTTTTCGTCCTCTGCTTCAGCTGCCGCCATCTTCAGATGCATAATTGTTTCATTAAGCTCTGTCACATGCCTCAAAAGTTCATCTGTCTTTAACTTCTCCAAGCTAAAGGCAGTTTCCACTACTTCTAATTTTGTCAAGAACTCAAACTTTGCATCCTTTGCTGCTGCAAGTTCTATTTCCGATGTCAGAAGTTGTCCTTGAGTATCCTTTAACTCAATCAGAACATGTGAAAGCTGCTCACGTATGTTGACGGACTCAGCAATCTGATTAGCCATCTCCTTAACTGTTGATTCCAATTCACCTATGCAGATTCGAGATTCTTTGCAGTCATTTGTTAAAGTATCTTTCTCAAGTTCAGAATTCTTTAGGAGGGTAGACAGTTCATCAGATGTTTTTTGATAGTGATCCAACTTCAGAAGGGCTTGCTTGTAGGCAGAATCCTTTGCTTCCAATTGAACTTTTACATTTGCCAAGTCTTTCAACAGGTTCTCCAGCTCATTTTCTTTGTCCAATTCCTGTCAATTAAAAGAATACAAGAACATAATGAAAATTAATGACTAGCAGCCACAAGAACATTCACAGTTCAGACTTTCTGCAGATATATAGCTGATAGATCATAAATTGGAATGTCATTTCGAATTCATTTCACAACTAAATCTTATCTGCAGTTAAAGTTTTCCAGACATAATCAACATATCTGTTGCCAAATCAGTGACTaagaattaggaaaatataCAACATAAAATTGAGCGTCGAGCATGAATATCTGAGGGAGCCTAGACGAACTTACTTCCTTACAGATAGGCCTGTTTTTTCTCTGGTCATTTTCTCcaccaaataaagaaattgcAGCTTGGACAGACTCAATCGACTTCGTATCAATCTCTGCCATCTTTAGTCCTAGATAATCCTGGAAAGGAATTTAAGTCACAGAAAATCAATTCGATTTCAATGCTTGTCCGGCTTTGAAATCCAAATGCATCGTTAATCAAGAAAACAGAAATTTGTCAAGACTGAGACTATATGTACTTCTACCAGCATTACAGAAAAAAAATCTGCTAATACAAAGTGTGCATATGATAAGTGACGTGCACTTTTGGTATCCAAATATTAGTATGCATGATGGAATCCCAATACAGAAGAATTGCAACCTTGAATGAATAACAGATAcgtggaaaaaaaatgaatatataaAACTGCGCAGAGAGCAACAGAATTCAAACCTGCTATTGGGAAAAAAGGATGAAATTAGATGAAGATATATGAGGTCTCTATTACATGGGGATACCAAGATATCCTAATCTTTGTATGCTGGAGGAATCGATGGGCCGGATTTTTGTTTTCATAGGACACTCCAGACATATTCATGCATTGAAACAGATAACTAAAGATTTGATAAACCTCAAAAAACATTGTAAAAGTCGTCCTAGGACAACTCTTTTTATTACTTCTGAAACTACTGATTTCAGTCTTTGGTCTGGCCAGACGACAATTCTTAACTCTTTGTTAACCGTCTTTTGGCTCCTTTGCAGTTTTGGAACTGTCTTCTTGTTGTTTAATTACCATCAACAATACACAAGGCAAATGTCTTGTAAACTCTAGACGTAGTTACTACAAAAAGCTGGCGAAATTCCATATAAACATTACTACCAGAAAACTCGATGTCTTGCATGACCACCATTTGGAGACACAGCCCCTAGCATTATGCCACATTAATTAGTAGACCACAATTcatgaaaagaagaagaaaaacagcaaattttaattgattttcatttttaaaattttttttttttttgccaatgtTGAAGGgcatatatatacaaaattttgccGGTACGACAACTTTTAGAAAGCTCGAAAGGTTTACACATGTTTCAATCTTTTTTTGTCTTAGATAGTATATGCCAAGGTCAAGTTTTACTTGACAATGCACATGAGCTTTATCTTTAACTAAAAATTTGTTAGGACTCTAAATTTGAGCTCAATTCATTTATACACATAAGCAAAAAAGACTTTAATGTGGTTCAAGAGTTATAAATTAGAACAAGCGTAACATCATGTGTAATTTTTAAGTGAATTGAGTGTGACCattcctttttaaaaaaaaaagtgagaccGTTCCTAATGTCCCCAATCCAGAAATTTATGAATTGAAAAGTATAAAAATACAGGAGATTTGCCACACATTTTGTCTTTCAACCATCAGACAAAGCAAAACTCCTGACTTGTCTTCTTCAATATTCCCAAAGAAATAGAATAGCATAAATATAGCATATGCTTCCATAGTTCTATGCCTTTTCCCTTGTCCCGTTTGATAATGTGAAAATAGGAAAGAAACCTGTAACTTTGTGGAGCTGCAGCCATCCAGAAAGGTGTCCTCAGGTGCATTACTgaacttttttctttgtttctacCTGATGACTTGTAAGAATCTTCGCAATGATAGCCTCATTATTTATTGTGTAGGCAATGCACATGATTGTCTTTGCATAAAGAACAGGGATGTCATATTGACGACCTTGCAGTTAGATATATAATGGATGTCTTTGTTTCATTAGCTTTCTTCAAACAGTAAAATGCTTTTCCAAAATGAAAGATTTGCCTGCGCCGACCACAACAGATTTCTGTCTCATTTTACCATCCCACTCCCTGTCTATTTGCTTTACAGTTAATAACTGTAGCAAATTAATGGACGGTTTCATCTATGCTAGGA encodes:
- the LOC113742684 gene encoding WEB family protein At1g12150-like produces the protein MAEIDTKSIESVQAAISLFGGENDQRKNRPICKEELDKENELENLLKDLANVKVQLEAKDSAYKQALLKLDHYQKTSDELSTLLKNSELEKDTLTNDCKESRICIGELESTVKEMANQIAESVNIREQLSHVLIELKDTQGQLLTSEIELAAAKDAKFEFLTKLEVVETAFSLEKLKTDELLRHVTELNETIMHLKMAAAEAEDEKNAVISEKEEEIQLAEAAVTQIQQQLESVTEQLELTHYLEKQFLDKSALVDSLQAELQKANALHSSSEKVAFDALCELNQLKADLELKEEKNMGQAVYITLLENELKELKMEHSKANEDILRLVRNAEEMRRELEKTTGEMTEASEKENEAQVEIAKLKAELHKGRSKIAAAVAAEERAKTEKSAVYAALQQLAVEAEEAKQKYRQLKASGKLPEESGSFFPFKIQHEYSTQSREDSNCESKAGNEESDNMKTDVQVTILKEEYESLVKKAKQADTFLKPGLEDSHQSENLKKELEIATGKIAEFRMRAEQAISRADAAERAKLELEEQIKKLKERKARRKAALTALREVSVSKEIKEVSSSKETSNTFRYYNGPKVYQPLGKVLNMKF